One Bacteroidota bacterium DNA segment encodes these proteins:
- a CDS encoding FecR domain-containing protein, protein MKMNANNKNSLPIEVQKAISQDGSPMQGELSRVWDLIGEAEAKPQAGADKDKEEMWMRLKARIADDIKTPSVPHKTTLRSINVDRPATKPGLRLVRTNRWVALAASFAILMFAGLWYWNVPVTETGIPGQIVAVNLPDGSSVELNSGASLTYKRGFSSIPFVAPKLRNVALEGEAYFKIHKSTVPFTVQTFNAEVSVLGTEFNVRSWSKTLNSTAVTLASGRVAVTANQNPNKTLILSEPGHRIVVEGANPMPESVEQADINATLIWREAGFSVYNESLKSVFEELERRFDVEITVQNLSTLDDSLTIMLAKPGTIETILDDICTSKALNYRLTSRGYEIF, encoded by the coding sequence ATGAAAATGAACGCGAATAATAAAAATAGTTTGCCGATCGAGGTCCAGAAGGCAATCTCGCAAGATGGCTCCCCTATGCAGGGAGAGTTGTCGCGTGTTTGGGACCTGATTGGTGAAGCGGAGGCCAAACCACAGGCCGGCGCTGATAAAGATAAAGAAGAAATGTGGATGCGCCTTAAAGCGCGCATTGCAGATGACATCAAGACACCCAGTGTACCCCATAAGACAACATTACGGAGCATCAATGTTGACCGGCCTGCTACCAAGCCTGGCCTTCGGCTTGTACGCACCAACCGTTGGGTTGCATTGGCGGCTTCCTTTGCCATTTTGATGTTTGCAGGCTTGTGGTACTGGAACGTGCCTGTTACTGAAACAGGTATCCCAGGACAAATTGTAGCTGTAAACTTGCCAGATGGATCATCTGTTGAGCTCAACAGCGGTGCAAGCCTGACGTACAAACGCGGATTCTCTTCTATCCCCTTTGTTGCCCCCAAGCTGCGCAATGTCGCACTTGAAGGTGAAGCTTACTTTAAAATTCACAAATCTACTGTGCCTTTCACAGTACAGACTTTTAATGCTGAAGTGAGCGTTTTGGGGACAGAATTTAACGTCCGTTCCTGGTCAAAAACGTTAAATAGTACAGCTGTAACGCTGGCGTCCGGACGGGTTGCTGTGACTGCAAACCAGAACCCTAACAAAACATTGATTTTGAGTGAACCGGGTCATAGAATCGTTGTAGAGGGAGCTAACCCCATGCCTGAAAGTGTGGAGCAAGCGGATATCAACGCAACGTTAATTTGGCGCGAAGCAGGATTCTCTGTCTACAACGAATCACTTAAGTCAGTGTTTGAAGAACTGGAACGTAGATTTGATGTTGAGATTACCGTACAGAACCTGTCTACCCTGGATGATTCACTGACAATTATGTTGGCCAAACCTGGTACTATCGAGACCATATTGGACGACATTTGCACATCCAAGGCGCTAAACTACCGGTTAACAAGCCGAGGATACGAGATTTTTTAG